One genomic segment of Streptomyces sp. NBC_00239 includes these proteins:
- a CDS encoding CaiB/BaiF CoA transferase family protein codes for MSAPFAKPAPPSAPAPSAHHAGHPQPLPLDGITVVAVEQAVSAPFATRQLADLGARVVKIERPDGGDFARGYDTAAAGLASHFVWANRGKESVAVDLKDPRGRELVGRLVADADVFVQNLAQGAAARLGLDAATLCARHPRLVAVDISGYGPQGPYAHKRAYDMLVQCEAGLVSVTGTPEQPVKAGIPAADIAAGMYAFSGVLAALLRRGSTGRGGPVEVSMLDALAEWMGHPLHHTMHGGVQPARTGLAHAVIAPYDAYPTADGSLVLLSVQNDREWRRLAEQVLERPELAEDPGYATNAARTANRERTDAVVAAALAGLDAGTAIGRLEAAGIACARLNSVAGLAGHPQLAARDRWREVDTAAGPLRALLPPIVLPGGPEPLMGAVPALGEHTGAVLRALGMTDAQLDGLRRDGVIA; via the coding sequence ATGTCAGCTCCCTTCGCCAAGCCCGCGCCGCCCTCCGCGCCGGCTCCCTCGGCGCACCACGCCGGGCACCCACAGCCGCTCCCCCTCGACGGGATCACCGTCGTCGCCGTCGAGCAGGCCGTCTCGGCGCCGTTCGCCACCCGCCAGCTCGCCGACCTCGGCGCCCGCGTCGTCAAGATCGAGCGCCCGGACGGCGGCGACTTCGCCCGCGGCTACGACACGGCGGCGGCCGGGCTCGCCTCGCACTTCGTGTGGGCGAACCGCGGCAAGGAGTCGGTGGCCGTCGACCTGAAGGACCCGCGCGGCCGCGAGCTGGTCGGGCGGCTGGTCGCGGACGCCGACGTGTTCGTGCAGAACCTCGCCCAGGGCGCGGCGGCCCGGCTGGGGCTCGACGCGGCCACGCTGTGCGCCCGGCATCCACGGCTGGTCGCCGTCGACATCTCGGGGTACGGCCCGCAGGGCCCGTACGCGCACAAGCGGGCCTACGACATGCTCGTGCAGTGCGAGGCGGGCCTGGTCTCGGTGACCGGGACGCCGGAGCAGCCGGTCAAGGCGGGCATCCCGGCGGCCGACATCGCGGCGGGGATGTACGCGTTCTCCGGCGTCCTTGCGGCGCTGCTGCGGCGCGGCTCCACCGGCCGCGGCGGCCCGGTGGAGGTGTCGATGCTCGACGCGCTGGCCGAGTGGATGGGCCATCCGCTGCACCACACCATGCACGGCGGCGTGCAGCCCGCCCGTACCGGTCTCGCGCATGCGGTGATCGCGCCGTACGACGCCTATCCGACGGCGGACGGGAGCCTGGTGCTGCTGTCGGTGCAGAACGACCGGGAGTGGCGGCGGCTGGCCGAACAGGTTTTGGAGCGGCCGGAGTTGGCCGAGGATCCGGGGTACGCGACGAATGCGGCGCGGACCGCGAACCGGGAGCGGACCGACGCCGTGGTGGCGGCCGCCCTGGCGGGTCTGGACGCGGGGACGGCGATCGGGCGGCTCGAGGCGGCCGGGATCGCCTGCGCGCGCCTCAATTCGGTGGCGGGGCTGGCCGGGCACCCGCAGCTGGCCGCGCGGGACCGGTGGCGGGAGGTGGACACGGCGGCCGGGCCGCTGCGCGCGCTGCTGCCGCCGATCGTGCTGCCGGGCGGGCCGGAGCCGCTGATGGGTGCGGTGCCGGCCCTCGGCGAACACACCGGTGCCGTCCTGCGCGCCCTGGGGATGACGGACGCGCAGCTCGACGGGCTACGCCGGGACGGTGTGATCGCCTGA